A stretch of the Malus domestica chromosome 08, GDT2T_hap1 genome encodes the following:
- the LOC103441624 gene encoding probable leucine-rich repeat receptor-like protein kinase At1g35710 yields the protein MKKLHQLWDGEKNLEKSFLKEIRALTEIRPRNIVKLYGFCSHHQHSFLVYKFVERGSLAAILSKDEEAKEMGWRKRVTIVNSVAHTLVYMHHNCVPPIVHWNISSKNILLDSEYEASVSYFSTAKFLNLDSTTWNAVAGTYGYVAPGFDFEENIK from the exons ATGAAGAAACTACATCAATTGTGGGATGGCGAGAAGAATTTGGAGAAGTCATTCTTGAAGGAAATAAGGGCACTAACAGAGATAAGACCACGGAACATTGTGAAGCTTTATGGTTTCTGTTCACACCATCAACACTCGTTCTTGGTGTACAAGTTTGTTGAAAGAGGTAGCTTGGCTGCAATTTTGAGCAAAGATGAGGAAGCTAAAGAAATGGGGTGGAGAAAAAGGGTGACTATTGTTAACAGTGTAGCTCATACCTTGGTATACATGCACCACAATTGTGTGCCACCAATTGTGCACTGGAACATATCAAGCAAGAACATTTTGTTGGATTCTGAATATGAGGCCTCTGTTTCATACTTTAGCACTGCTAAGTTTTTGAATCTGGACTCAACTACTTGGAATGCCGTTGCAGGCACATATGGGTATGTCGCACCAG GCTTTGATTTTGAAGAGAACATTAAGTGA